One Streptococcus sp. zg-86 DNA window includes the following coding sequences:
- a CDS encoding arginase family protein, which produces MLEDYYKLVYPYYQGAVEDDLYAAKWGMRIQFLDLNDEALSPFEGINFGIIGFKSDKGVYINHGRVGAVEGPEAIRPQLAKLPWHLGRHVRVFDVGNIDGPNRSLSQLQHSLAKAVKRMRELNIRPIVLGGGHGTAYGHYTGLKNSLPTNESLAVINFDAHFDLRPYDQTGPNSGTGFRQMFDDAQEEKRAFPYLVLGIQEHNNNLFLFDFVAKSEGIEFLTGLDMYKMGHENICQLVDRFLADKEKVYVTIDMDCFSFGVAPGVSAIQSLGVDPNVALIVLQHIVASGKLVGFDVVEVSPPHDIDFHTANLAATFIFYMTQIWSQIHHI; this is translated from the coding sequence ATGTTAGAAGATTATTACAAGTTGGTCTATCCTTATTATCAAGGAGCGGTAGAAGATGATTTATATGCTGCAAAGTGGGGCATGAGAATTCAATTTTTGGATTTAAATGATGAAGCATTATCTCCCTTTGAAGGAATTAACTTCGGGATTATTGGCTTTAAGAGTGACAAAGGAGTTTATATCAATCATGGTCGTGTTGGCGCAGTGGAAGGCCCAGAAGCTATTCGTCCCCAGCTAGCAAAGTTACCGTGGCACTTGGGGCGTCATGTGCGGGTCTTTGATGTTGGCAATATCGATGGTCCCAATCGTTCCCTGTCTCAACTGCAACACAGCCTAGCCAAGGCAGTCAAGCGAATGAGGGAGTTGAATATCCGGCCGATTGTTCTTGGAGGAGGGCATGGAACGGCTTATGGGCACTACACTGGTTTGAAGAATTCCTTACCTACCAATGAATCCTTGGCTGTAATCAATTTTGATGCGCATTTTGACCTACGTCCCTATGACCAAACTGGTCCGAATTCCGGAACAGGTTTTCGTCAAATGTTTGATGATGCACAAGAAGAAAAGCGAGCCTTCCCCTACCTAGTCTTGGGGATACAAGAGCATAATAACAATCTGTTCTTATTTGATTTCGTTGCTAAATCAGAAGGAATTGAATTTTTAACAGGCTTAGATATGTATAAAATGGGACATGAGAATATCTGTCAATTGGTGGATCGATTTTTAGCAGACAAAGAGAAAGTATATGTCACGATTGATATGGATTGTTTTTCCTTTGGTGTAGCACCAGGTGTGAGTGCGATTCAATCACTCGGCGTTGATCCCAATGTGGCATTGATTGTCTTGCAGCATATTGTCGCTTCAGGAAAATTAGTCGGTTTCGATGTGGTTGAAGTATCTCCACCGCATGATATTGATTTCCATACCGCAAACCTTGCCGCTACCTTTATTTTCTATATGACCCAAATTTGGTCGCAAATTCACCACATCTGA
- the hutH gene encoding histidine ammonia-lyase, which produces MVQEIILDGNSLTLEDVIAVARKHVPCRIAEEAKKDVEESRKIVDDIVREKRVVYGVNTGFGSLCNVSISPEDTVQLQENLIRTHSSGFGNPLPEDAVRAIMLIRVNSLVKGFSGIRLSTVEKLLELLNKEVHPYIPEKGSLGASGDLAPLSHMVLPMLGLGKAYYKGELLPGKEALAKAGIEPIELAAKEGLALINGTTVLTGIGALATYDAIQLLKLSDIAGALSLEAHNGITSPFEEELHTIRPQSGQLATARNIRHLIEGSQNTTVATQERVQDPYTLRCIPQIHGASKDSIAYVKEKVEIEINSVTDNPIICKNGHVISGGNFHGEPMAQPFDFLAIAISEIGNVSERRVERLVNHQLSKLPSFLVKHPGLNSGFMITQYACAALASENKVLSHPASVDSIPSCENQEDFVSMGTIAARKAGEVLKNSRRIVATEILAACQALDLKPENHALGKGTQPAYDVFRKSVKFIEFDKDIEIYEELNKASAVIESEEFLAAVEEAVELSIQF; this is translated from the coding sequence TAAAATTGTCGATGATATTGTACGTGAAAAACGTGTCGTTTACGGTGTTAATACAGGCTTTGGATCCCTATGTAATGTCAGCATTTCACCTGAAGATACAGTTCAATTACAAGAAAACCTCATTCGGACTCACTCAAGCGGTTTTGGAAATCCATTACCAGAAGATGCGGTACGGGCGATTATGCTGATTCGTGTCAATTCACTCGTAAAAGGTTTTTCAGGTATTCGTCTGTCTACCGTTGAAAAGTTGTTAGAATTACTGAATAAGGAAGTTCATCCCTATATCCCAGAAAAGGGCTCGCTTGGAGCTTCAGGAGATTTAGCACCTCTTTCTCATATGGTTCTTCCAATGCTTGGTTTAGGAAAAGCCTACTATAAAGGTGAGTTATTGCCAGGTAAGGAAGCCTTAGCAAAAGCTGGTATCGAGCCAATTGAACTAGCAGCTAAGGAAGGTTTGGCCTTGATTAACGGAACAACTGTTCTGACAGGTATTGGAGCTTTAGCAACCTACGATGCTATTCAACTGTTGAAATTATCTGATATTGCAGGTGCCCTTTCACTAGAAGCTCATAATGGAATCACTAGCCCATTTGAGGAAGAATTACATACGATTCGTCCGCAAAGTGGTCAATTAGCCACAGCTCGTAATATCCGTCATCTCATTGAAGGTAGTCAGAACACAACTGTGGCAACACAAGAACGTGTGCAAGATCCATATACTCTTCGTTGTATTCCGCAAATTCACGGGGCAAGTAAAGATTCAATTGCTTATGTAAAAGAAAAAGTTGAGATTGAAATTAACTCTGTAACAGATAATCCAATTATTTGTAAAAATGGTCATGTGATTTCAGGAGGTAACTTCCACGGTGAACCAATGGCACAACCATTTGATTTCCTAGCGATTGCCATTTCTGAAATCGGAAATGTATCCGAACGTCGTGTGGAGCGCTTGGTCAACCATCAATTGAGTAAATTACCTTCCTTCTTGGTGAAACACCCAGGTCTCAATTCTGGCTTTATGATTACTCAATATGCCTGTGCGGCTCTTGCTTCTGAAAACAAGGTCTTATCTCACCCAGCAAGCGTGGATTCTATTCCGTCATGTGAAAATCAAGAAGACTTTGTAAGCATGGGAACCATTGCAGCTCGTAAGGCGGGAGAAGTGTTGAAGAACTCTCGCCGAATTGTAGCCACCGAAATCTTGGCAGCTTGTCAGGCGCTTGATTTAAAACCAGAAAATCATGCACTTGGTAAAGGTACGCAACCAGCCTACGATGTCTTCCGCAAATCTGTGAAGTTTATCGAGTTTGACAAGGACATTGAAATCTATGAAGAACTTAATAAAGCTTCTGCTGTTATTGAAAGTGAAGAATTCCTTGCAGCAGTAGAAGAAGCGGTTGAACTATCTATCCAATTTTAG